A single genomic interval of Antarcticibacterium arcticum harbors:
- a CDS encoding DUF2231 domain-containing protein, translated as MEIFPDFLRTEVLHPLFVHFPIALLLVATLFKIAGLWPKGKFLDLPASILLFLGTLGGWMAIYTGNLADGIVSRNLCDPTVLKTHENTAYTMIWLFTSALILDVVYQAGILNFKSSIARGLLIILLLIGSGYVGFVGHSGASLVYEQAAGVNIPSANCDEFN; from the coding sequence ATGGAAATATTCCCGGATTTTTTGCGAACAGAGGTGTTACATCCTCTGTTTGTTCATTTCCCCATTGCCCTCCTTCTTGTAGCCACTTTATTTAAAATTGCCGGCCTTTGGCCTAAAGGTAAATTTCTTGATCTCCCTGCAAGTATATTGCTTTTTCTGGGAACCCTGGGAGGTTGGATGGCCATTTATACCGGTAACCTGGCAGATGGAATCGTATCCAGAAATCTTTGTGATCCCACGGTTTTGAAAACCCATGAGAATACCGCATATACAATGATATGGTTGTTTACTTCGGCTCTTATTTTAGATGTAGTGTATCAAGCGGGAATTTTGAATTTTAAGTCTTCTATAGCCAGGGGCTTACTTATTATTCTATTGCTCATAGGATCGGGTTATGTAGGTTTTGTAGGACATAGCGGCGCTAGCCTGGTATATGAGCAGGCAGCAGGTGT
- a CDS encoding cation:proton antiporter domain-containing protein: MEIPILKDIVVVLGLSIFIILLFQKIKVPSLLGFLLAGIIAGPYAFNLISSQHEVELLSEIGIIFLLFIIGIELSLKGLASIKNTILIGGGMQVGGTILFTSLISTFLGLPINTAVFLGFLFSLSSTAIVLKLFQEKGEVTSPHGRVSVAILIFQDIIVVPMMLLTPLLAGKSDNILETLGILLLKILGVGLVIYLLAIYVVPRIFKMVIKTKNRELFILTTIVFCFGVAWLTSSVGLSLALGAFFAGLIISESDYSHQATANVLPFREIFISFFFISVGSLLNLNFFFENILLILLLVVGVILLKMIILAITVLSLRYPARTIFMTVFALFQVGEFSLLLSTVGVQNDILPVNVYQYFLAISIITMGLTPFLINYSDRITYFLVRIPLPARVKQRLNNVRQIHRQETVSSEELKDHLVIIGYGINGQNIAKAAKYAKIPYVITDLDPESFQMAKKKGEPIVYGDASNPVILKHLHVQESRVIVIAISDPEATKKIINCVRVLTQTATLIVRTRYVREIEDNIRLGADEVIPEEFETSIEIFSRVLRKYLIPHNEIQEFINQIRSSDYEMLTTLKEGPHTPAYQHLHIPNKEIVTLSVQRRNNNIVGKSIEQSGIGKNYGVTVLTIKRGANYITNINNTTVIEQGDLLYLFGNPTNINQLNQLISL; this comes from the coding sequence ATGGAAATACCAATTCTTAAAGATATTGTGGTAGTGTTGGGTCTTTCGATCTTTATAATTCTCCTGTTCCAAAAAATTAAAGTGCCCTCTCTTTTGGGTTTTCTATTGGCAGGAATCATTGCCGGGCCTTATGCCTTTAACCTTATAAGCTCACAACACGAGGTAGAATTATTAAGCGAAATTGGTATTATTTTCCTGCTTTTCATTATTGGAATTGAATTGTCTTTAAAAGGATTGGCCTCTATTAAAAATACGATCCTTATAGGTGGAGGAATGCAGGTGGGAGGAACTATCCTTTTTACAAGTCTTATTTCAACATTTTTAGGTTTACCTATTAATACCGCGGTTTTTTTAGGTTTTTTATTCTCTCTAAGCAGCACTGCAATAGTACTTAAACTTTTTCAGGAAAAAGGAGAAGTAACTTCTCCCCATGGCAGAGTTTCCGTAGCAATATTAATATTTCAGGATATCATTGTTGTGCCAATGATGTTGCTTACACCATTACTTGCAGGAAAATCTGATAATATTTTAGAGACTCTAGGTATTCTTCTCCTTAAGATCCTTGGTGTTGGCCTGGTGATCTATTTACTCGCTATTTACGTGGTTCCGCGAATTTTTAAAATGGTAATTAAAACAAAGAACCGGGAATTATTTATTCTCACAACCATTGTTTTTTGCTTTGGTGTAGCGTGGCTCACTTCATCTGTAGGTTTATCGCTTGCTTTAGGAGCTTTTTTTGCCGGCCTCATCATTTCAGAATCAGATTACAGCCATCAGGCTACGGCCAATGTGCTGCCCTTTCGTGAAATATTTATAAGTTTCTTTTTTATTTCAGTGGGGTCCCTGCTTAATCTCAATTTTTTCTTTGAAAATATTCTCCTAATTCTACTTTTAGTAGTTGGGGTTATCCTATTAAAAATGATAATTCTGGCAATTACGGTTTTAAGCCTTCGATATCCTGCAAGAACTATTTTTATGACGGTATTTGCCTTATTTCAGGTAGGAGAATTTTCTTTACTTCTATCTACTGTGGGGGTACAAAACGACATTTTACCGGTAAATGTGTACCAGTATTTCCTGGCAATTTCAATTATAACCATGGGCCTCACCCCTTTTCTTATTAATTATTCAGATCGTATAACCTATTTCCTCGTAAGAATTCCTCTTCCTGCAAGGGTAAAACAACGCCTAAATAATGTAAGACAAATACACCGGCAGGAGACAGTTTCTTCAGAAGAGCTTAAGGACCATCTAGTAATTATTGGCTACGGAATTAACGGCCAGAACATTGCCAAAGCCGCTAAATATGCCAAGATCCCCTACGTGATCACAGACCTGGATCCCGAATCCTTCCAGATGGCCAAAAAGAAAGGAGAGCCAATTGTATATGGCGATGCTTCAAATCCAGTTATCCTTAAACATTTACACGTACAGGAATCCCGGGTAATTGTTATAGCTATTTCTGATCCTGAAGCCACCAAAAAAATCATAAACTGCGTGAGGGTTTTAACTCAAACCGCCACCTTAATTGTAAGAACCCGGTATGTAAGGGAAATAGAAGACAACATTCGGTTGGGCGCAGATGAAGTAATTCCTGAAGAGTTTGAAACCTCTATAGAGATCTTCAGCAGGGTATTGCGTAAATATTTAATACCCCATAACGAGATCCAGGAATTTATAAATCAAATACGATCTTCAGATTATGAGATGCTAACTACCCTAAAAGAAGGGCCTCACACTCCTGCATATCAACACCTCCATATACCCAACAAGGAAATTGTTACTCTAAGTGTGCAGCGTAGAAATAATAATATTGTAGGAAAATCAATTGAACAATCAGGTATTGGGAAAAATTATGGCGTGACCGTTCTCACCATAAAAAGAGGTGCAAATTATATAACTAATATAAACAACACCACCGTTATTGAACAGGGGGACCTCCTGTATCTCTTCGGAAATCCTACAAACATCAATCAACTTAACCAATTGATTTCATTATAA